In one window of Frigoriglobus tundricola DNA:
- a CDS encoding cupin domain-containing protein, whose product MKHGDLFYNAGEVREGQRWDHIPPTELTVDQAIDRIENAGAWILIKRAHRDPRYAAILDQGLAEVRNLSGAAFPHKFKKCDALVFITSPNRVTPYHIDRECNFLMQIRGTKTISIYDRYDREVLPEKEIESFWTVDNMNSAVFKEEYRGRAAQYELKPGTAVHIPVNAPHWVKNDNNISVTLALTFQFPDPALGNVYRWNYFLRKAGLTPTPPGRSRALDVMKGWSMEAAMGARRVWKRVRRRS is encoded by the coding sequence ATGAAGCACGGCGACCTGTTCTACAACGCCGGCGAGGTGCGCGAGGGGCAGCGGTGGGACCACATCCCGCCGACCGAGCTGACGGTGGATCAGGCCATCGACCGCATCGAAAACGCCGGGGCGTGGATCCTGATCAAGCGCGCGCACCGCGACCCGCGGTACGCCGCGATCCTCGATCAGGGGCTGGCCGAGGTCCGCAACCTAAGCGGCGCCGCGTTCCCTCACAAGTTCAAGAAGTGCGACGCGCTCGTGTTCATCACCTCGCCGAACCGCGTCACCCCCTATCACATCGACCGCGAGTGCAACTTCTTGATGCAGATCCGGGGCACAAAAACGATCAGCATTTATGACCGGTACGACCGCGAGGTGTTGCCGGAGAAGGAGATCGAAAGCTTCTGGACCGTGGACAACATGAACTCGGCCGTTTTCAAGGAGGAGTACCGGGGCCGGGCGGCGCAGTACGAACTCAAGCCCGGTACGGCCGTCCACATCCCGGTCAACGCGCCGCACTGGGTCAAGAACGACAACAACATTTCCGTGACACTGGCGCTCACGTTCCAGTTCCCGGACCCCGCGCTCGGAAACGTGTACCGCTGGAACTACTTCCTTCGCAAGGCCGGTCTGACGCCGACGCCGCCGGGCCGGTCGCGGGCGCTGGACGTGATGAAGGGCTGGTCCATGGAAGCCGCGATGGGCGCGCGGCGCGTTTGGAAGCGCGTCCGCCGGCGCTCCTGA
- a CDS encoding non-ribosomal peptide synthetase/type I polyketide synthase, producing MNESDTHPTGTEVAIIGMAGRWPGAATPDQLWRNVRAGAENISRLTADELEVAGAAALAARPDYVRARSVLDGADLFDAGFFGILPKEAELLDPQHRVFLECCWHALEDAGYDPGTYPGAIGVVAGCTFNTYFLRNLCADRAFIEGFTDTYPLGGYPTLLGAIADTLATRVSYKLNLRGPSFTLQSACSTSLVAVAQACQGLLSYQADMVLAGGVTITFPQKRGYQYQEGGMGSADGHCRPFEARARGTVFGNGAGVVLLKRLGDALADRDHIYAVIKGFAVNNDGSSKVGFTAPSVDGQAGVIALAQALAGVEPRTVGYLEAHGTATPLGDPIEFTALERVFGAETAEKQFCALGTVKGNVGHLEMAAGVTGLITATQALAHRQLPPLRDFEAPNPNIDLADSPFYVNSRVTEWPAGPAPRRAGVSAFGVGGTNAHVVLEEAPPVPAPAPRPAHLLLLSARSADALDRATDNLVAHLKAHPGADLGSVAYTLQVGRRAFGHRRIVACTDVADAVRTLQDRDRNRVPSRAPSGEPAPVVFMFPGQGSQYNRMGAGLYQYDAGFRADIDHCAEILRAHVGLDLRTVLTGAADAPDLRQTRLAQPALFVLGYATARLWQRWGVTPRAMVGHSVGEFVAACLAGVFSLEDALDIVATRGRMVQEQPPGAMLAVRLGGDDVTPWLGEGVALAAANAPRLSVLAGAEDAIAAREQKLTARGIASVRLATSHAFHSAMMDPVVGPFTEHLRRFRFRAPRLPFVSGVTGDWIRPEEATDPAYWGRHLREPVSFSKCVRLLASEPGRVFLEAGPGSVLCKLVRQHRAPAPPSAVATLPDEPGDGADPLAVLNAAGTLWLHGQALDWNQLHAAGVRRCPLPTYPFERQRYWIDPPRPGAPAPAAEPVTPTPAPETVMPDPRAVPNRVHRLRSDVIDILQSLSGLDLSGCDPAATFLELGFDSLFLTQVTQELQGKFGVRVTFRQLLDRESSPDALAAYLDTQLPADAAPARAELPAVGPAPVTLPPVSGGAPVAPGTVEAMLREQLLVMSQLMTKQLDVLRGAAAAGALAAPLPVAATPPSAPPSPVEQVAGEAKDFKAHGRFKPVQRGPLGALTERQAAHLDALVKRVTARTPGSKRVAQERRGVLADPRAASGFRSQWKEMVYPIATVRSRGAKLWDVDGNEYIDLVNGFGPILFGHAPDFVTEAVAAQLQEGFETGPATPLAGECAALVSELTGNERVTFCNTGSEAVMVAMRLARTVTGRKKVVTFSGDYHGTFDEVLAKGVSRAGAPHTLPLAPGVSPEAVANLVVLDYGAPEALEYIRRNARDLAAVLVEPVQSRHPALRPVEFLRAVRAITEEAGAALIFDEVVTGFRVHPGGIQALFGVRADLVTYGKVAGGGMPIGILAGRRRFMDALDGGPWRYGDDSFPEVGVTFFAGTFVRHPIALAAARAVLRRLKEAGPELQRALGERVGALAGRVNAVFEEYGVPARAEHFSSWFYFSFTSDHPYAGLLFYHLRDKGVFILEGFPCFFTTAHSDADLETVLRAFRDSAAELRAGGFLSDPTAPAEGPTAAAPAALPTDVPLTEPQFEILLAARLGDDVSCSFNEAFALHLRGPLDPAALRDALTQLVARHDALRASFEPGSDSFRVRDPFPLDLPVIDQSDRPAADRGEALGALIREDAARPFDLAAGPLVRAQLIQRTGTDHTLLFTSHHIVFDGWSATVLLGEMAALYAARLAGTDPALPPAPSFRQYALDQQRWKRSAERAAVEAWWVARFAHPVTPLELPTDRPRGAVRSHNGDTARRLIGAAGYQRIKRFGAQQGCTLFVTLLAGFKVLIHRLSGQADVVVGVPAAGQSLLADGALVGQGVNFLPLRTSFEGDPAVGPLLKSVRATTLDAYDHQNYTFGSLVRALGLRRDPSRLPLVEVQFNLERVGAGVTFPGLTAEVDPCPKSFVNFDLFLNVIESDDGLTLDCDYNTDLFDRATVDRWLGHFETLMGAMAADPTRPVSAVPLLSDAERHRLTAEWNDTRADYPHAACVHQLVESQTGRTPGAVAVDCAGQQLTYAELDRGANRVAHVLLNRGVRVGDRVAVCLDRSTDMLLAVFGALKAGATYVPLDPDFPAERIAHVVADAAPVLVLTRHEIATRLGLPATKRVCFDSDRPEIDRSDDRTPRTGVTADDLAYVIYTSGSTGQPKGVEIAHRAVVNFLTAMARRPGLTAADTLLAVTTLSFDIAVLELYLPLTVGGRVVVATREDATDGHRLLARMASSGATVMQATPATWRLLLEAGWSGHAGLKVLCGGEALPRDLADALLARAGSVWNMYGPTETTVWSAASPVGAGPEPVRVGPPIANTEFYVLDGNGQPVPLGVAGELHIGGDGVARGYWNRPELTAARFVPDPFRPGPGRRLYRTGDLVRPRPDGTLEFLGRLDNQVKIRGFRIETGDVEHALKRCAGVRNCVVTVREDAPGDKLLVGYFVPDGLPPSAGDLRRRLAELLPGYMVPSVFVPLDAVPRTPNGKVDRRALPRPQQAVGAVERAVARTPEERKLAEICAAVLKQKTVHLDDNLFDLGADSLRLFQIVVRAKDAGMNLTVKQLLAGQTVAAVLREMARAAPAPETLGPAVSSVNREKYRFQRPAVPATGE from the coding sequence GTGAACGAATCGGACACGCACCCGACGGGTACGGAGGTCGCGATCATCGGGATGGCCGGGCGCTGGCCGGGGGCGGCGACCCCCGACCAACTGTGGCGGAACGTCCGCGCCGGCGCGGAGAACATCTCCCGGCTCACGGCCGACGAACTGGAGGTCGCCGGCGCGGCCGCACTCGCAGCCCGCCCCGACTACGTGCGGGCGCGGTCGGTCCTCGACGGGGCCGATCTGTTCGACGCGGGGTTCTTCGGCATCCTCCCGAAGGAAGCGGAGCTGCTCGACCCACAGCACCGCGTCTTCCTCGAGTGCTGCTGGCACGCGCTCGAGGACGCCGGGTACGATCCCGGCACCTACCCCGGCGCGATCGGGGTGGTCGCCGGGTGTACGTTCAACACGTATTTTTTGCGGAACCTGTGTGCGGACCGGGCGTTCATCGAAGGGTTCACCGACACCTACCCGCTGGGCGGGTACCCCACCCTCCTCGGCGCCATTGCCGACACGCTCGCGACCCGCGTGTCTTACAAACTGAACCTCCGCGGGCCGAGCTTCACCCTCCAGTCGGCCTGCTCGACGTCTCTCGTGGCAGTGGCTCAGGCGTGTCAGGGGCTCCTGAGCTACCAGGCGGACATGGTCCTCGCCGGCGGGGTGACGATCACGTTCCCTCAGAAACGCGGGTACCAGTACCAGGAAGGCGGGATGGGGTCGGCCGACGGGCACTGTCGGCCGTTCGAAGCGCGCGCCCGGGGGACGGTTTTCGGGAACGGCGCCGGGGTCGTGCTGCTCAAGCGCCTGGGCGACGCCCTCGCCGACCGGGACCACATTTACGCGGTCATCAAGGGGTTCGCGGTCAACAACGACGGTTCCTCCAAGGTCGGGTTCACCGCACCGAGTGTCGACGGCCAGGCCGGTGTCATCGCGCTGGCCCAGGCGCTGGCCGGGGTCGAGCCCCGGACGGTCGGGTACCTCGAGGCCCACGGGACCGCGACCCCGCTGGGCGACCCGATCGAGTTCACGGCCCTGGAGCGGGTGTTCGGCGCGGAAACGGCGGAGAAACAGTTCTGTGCCCTCGGAACGGTGAAGGGCAACGTCGGTCACCTCGAGATGGCGGCGGGCGTGACCGGGCTGATTACTGCGACACAGGCCCTCGCCCACCGGCAGCTCCCGCCGCTCCGCGACTTCGAAGCGCCCAACCCGAACATCGACCTCGCGGACAGCCCCTTCTACGTCAACTCGCGGGTTACGGAATGGCCGGCCGGGCCGGCGCCCCGGAGGGCCGGAGTGAGCGCGTTCGGGGTGGGGGGCACGAACGCCCACGTCGTACTCGAAGAGGCCCCGCCGGTGCCCGCTCCGGCCCCGCGGCCGGCCCACCTGTTGCTCCTGTCCGCCCGCTCGGCCGACGCGCTCGACCGCGCGACCGACAACCTCGTCGCGCACCTGAAGGCCCACCCGGGTGCCGACCTCGGCTCTGTGGCCTACACGCTTCAGGTCGGGCGGCGGGCCTTCGGGCATCGGCGGATCGTGGCGTGTACCGACGTGGCCGACGCCGTTCGCACGCTTCAGGATCGGGACCGGAACCGGGTGCCGTCACGCGCCCCGTCGGGCGAGCCCGCGCCGGTCGTCTTCATGTTTCCCGGCCAGGGCTCGCAGTACAACCGGATGGGCGCCGGGCTGTACCAGTACGATGCCGGGTTCCGGGCCGATATCGATCACTGCGCCGAGATCCTGCGCGCGCACGTGGGGCTCGACCTCCGGACCGTGCTCACCGGCGCCGCGGACGCGCCGGACCTGCGGCAGACGCGGCTCGCTCAACCGGCCCTGTTCGTCCTGGGCTACGCGACCGCCCGGCTCTGGCAGCGCTGGGGCGTGACGCCCCGGGCGATGGTCGGCCACAGCGTCGGTGAGTTCGTCGCGGCGTGTCTGGCCGGGGTGTTCTCCCTGGAAGACGCGCTCGACATCGTCGCCACCCGCGGGCGAATGGTCCAGGAGCAACCGCCCGGCGCGATGCTGGCTGTCAGACTCGGAGGGGACGACGTCACGCCCTGGTTGGGCGAAGGGGTCGCGCTCGCGGCCGCCAACGCGCCCCGGCTGAGCGTCCTGGCCGGGGCCGAAGACGCGATCGCCGCGCGGGAGCAAAAACTGACCGCGCGCGGTATCGCGTCGGTCCGGTTGGCGACGAGTCACGCGTTCCATTCCGCGATGATGGACCCGGTCGTGGGGCCGTTCACCGAGCACCTGCGCCGGTTCCGGTTCCGCGCCCCTCGGCTCCCGTTCGTCTCCGGGGTGACGGGCGACTGGATCCGCCCCGAAGAGGCGACCGACCCGGCGTACTGGGGGCGGCACCTGCGCGAGCCGGTGTCGTTCTCGAAGTGCGTCCGGCTGCTCGCGTCGGAGCCGGGGCGGGTGTTCCTCGAAGCCGGGCCGGGCAGCGTGCTGTGTAAGCTGGTGCGCCAGCACCGCGCTCCCGCGCCGCCGTCGGCCGTCGCCACGTTGCCCGATGAGCCCGGTGACGGCGCCGATCCGCTTGCGGTTCTGAACGCAGCCGGAACCCTGTGGTTGCACGGCCAGGCGCTCGACTGGAACCAGCTGCACGCCGCCGGCGTGCGCCGGTGCCCGCTCCCCACCTACCCCTTCGAGCGGCAACGATACTGGATTGACCCGCCTCGGCCCGGCGCTCCGGCGCCGGCGGCCGAGCCCGTGACGCCCACGCCAGCACCCGAGACCGTCATGCCCGACCCGCGCGCCGTCCCGAATCGCGTCCACCGGCTCCGCTCGGACGTTATTGACATTCTTCAGAGTTTGTCCGGGCTGGATCTCTCCGGGTGTGATCCCGCGGCGACGTTCCTGGAACTCGGGTTCGACTCCCTCTTCCTCACGCAAGTGACCCAGGAGTTACAGGGCAAATTCGGGGTGCGCGTCACCTTCCGCCAACTGCTCGACCGGGAATCGAGCCCCGACGCGCTCGCCGCCTACCTCGACACCCAGCTCCCCGCCGACGCGGCACCGGCCCGGGCCGAGCTTCCGGCCGTCGGCCCGGCCCCGGTTACGCTCCCGCCGGTGTCGGGCGGCGCGCCTGTGGCGCCGGGCACGGTCGAGGCGATGCTCCGGGAACAGCTCCTGGTGATGTCTCAGTTGATGACGAAGCAGTTGGACGTCCTCCGCGGCGCCGCCGCGGCCGGCGCGCTCGCGGCTCCGCTCCCCGTGGCGGCCACGCCGCCTTCGGCGCCCCCGAGCCCGGTCGAACAGGTCGCCGGCGAGGCGAAGGATTTCAAGGCGCACGGGCGGTTCAAACCGGTCCAGCGCGGGCCGCTGGGGGCGCTCACCGAGCGGCAGGCGGCTCACCTCGACGCGCTCGTGAAGCGGGTGACGGCGCGGACGCCCGGCTCCAAGCGGGTCGCTCAGGAGCGCCGCGGCGTCCTCGCCGACCCGCGGGCCGCGTCCGGCTTCCGCTCCCAGTGGAAGGAAATGGTCTACCCGATCGCAACGGTCCGGTCGCGGGGGGCGAAGCTCTGGGACGTGGACGGCAACGAGTACATCGACCTGGTCAACGGGTTCGGGCCGATCCTCTTCGGGCACGCCCCGGACTTCGTGACCGAGGCGGTCGCCGCGCAACTACAGGAGGGGTTCGAGACCGGTCCCGCGACGCCGCTGGCCGGCGAGTGCGCCGCCCTCGTGTCCGAGTTGACGGGCAACGAGCGGGTGACGTTCTGCAACACCGGGTCGGAGGCCGTGATGGTCGCCATGCGGCTGGCCCGGACCGTGACCGGCCGCAAGAAGGTGGTCACGTTCTCGGGCGACTACCACGGGACGTTCGACGAGGTGCTGGCGAAGGGCGTTTCGCGGGCGGGCGCGCCGCACACGCTGCCGCTGGCCCCCGGCGTGAGCCCCGAGGCCGTGGCGAACCTCGTGGTCCTCGACTACGGGGCGCCGGAGGCGCTGGAGTACATCCGCCGCAACGCGCGCGACCTGGCGGCCGTGCTGGTCGAGCCGGTTCAGAGCCGCCACCCGGCGCTGCGCCCGGTCGAGTTCCTGCGCGCGGTGCGGGCGATTACGGAGGAGGCCGGGGCCGCCCTGATCTTCGACGAGGTCGTGACCGGGTTCCGGGTTCACCCCGGCGGCATACAAGCCCTCTTCGGCGTCCGGGCCGACCTCGTGACCTACGGGAAGGTGGCCGGGGGCGGGATGCCGATCGGCATTCTCGCCGGCCGCCGGCGGTTCATGGACGCCCTGGACGGCGGGCCGTGGCGGTACGGCGACGACTCGTTCCCCGAGGTCGGGGTCACGTTCTTCGCCGGCACGTTCGTCCGGCACCCGATCGCCCTGGCCGCCGCGCGGGCCGTCTTGCGGCGCCTCAAGGAAGCGGGGCCGGAGCTACAGCGGGCGCTCGGCGAGCGGGTGGGCGCGCTCGCCGGACGGGTCAACGCCGTGTTCGAGGAGTACGGCGTCCCGGCCCGCGCCGAACACTTCTCTTCCTGGTTCTACTTCAGTTTCACTTCCGACCACCCGTACGCCGGCCTGCTCTTCTACCACCTCCGCGACAAGGGCGTCTTCATCCTGGAAGGGTTCCCCTGCTTCTTCACCACGGCGCACTCGGACGCCGACCTCGAAACCGTCCTCCGGGCGTTCCGGGACAGCGCGGCCGAACTCCGGGCCGGCGGGTTCCTGTCCGATCCGACCGCGCCGGCGGAAGGGCCGACGGCCGCGGCGCCCGCCGCACTGCCGACCGACGTTCCCCTCACCGAACCGCAGTTCGAAATCCTTCTGGCCGCGCGCCTGGGCGACGACGTCTCGTGTTCGTTCAACGAGGCGTTCGCGCTGCACCTGCGCGGCCCGCTCGATCCGGCGGCCCTCCGCGACGCGCTGACTCAACTGGTTGCCCGGCACGACGCGCTGCGGGCGAGCTTCGAACCGGGCAGCGACTCGTTCCGCGTGCGCGACCCGTTCCCGCTGGACCTGCCCGTCATCGACCAGTCGGACCGCCCCGCGGCCGACCGGGGGGAGGCGTTGGGCGCGCTGATCCGCGAAGACGCGGCTCGGCCGTTCGACCTCGCGGCCGGGCCGCTGGTCCGGGCGCAGCTCATTCAGCGGACGGGTACCGACCACACGCTGCTGTTCACGAGCCACCACATCGTCTTCGACGGGTGGTCCGCGACCGTCCTGCTCGGGGAAATGGCCGCACTCTACGCGGCGCGGCTCGCGGGGACCGATCCGGCCCTCCCGCCCGCGCCCTCGTTCCGGCAGTACGCGCTCGACCAGCAGCGGTGGAAGCGGTCGGCCGAGCGGGCCGCCGTGGAAGCGTGGTGGGTGGCCCGGTTCGCGCACCCCGTGACCCCTCTCGAACTGCCGACCGACCGACCGCGGGGCGCGGTCCGGTCGCACAACGGCGACACGGCCCGGCGGCTCATCGGTGCGGCCGGGTACCAGCGGATCAAGCGGTTCGGCGCCCAGCAGGGGTGTACGCTGTTCGTCACGTTGCTGGCCGGGTTCAAGGTGCTGATCCACCGCTTGAGCGGCCAGGCCGACGTCGTGGTGGGCGTCCCGGCGGCGGGCCAGTCGCTGCTCGCGGACGGCGCGCTCGTGGGCCAGGGCGTCAACTTCCTCCCGCTGCGCACGTCGTTCGAGGGCGACCCCGCCGTCGGCCCCCTGCTCAAATCGGTGCGGGCCACGACCCTCGACGCCTACGATCACCAGAACTACACGTTCGGCAGCCTGGTGCGGGCGCTCGGGCTCCGCCGCGACCCGAGCCGGTTGCCCCTCGTCGAAGTTCAGTTCAACCTGGAGAGGGTCGGGGCGGGGGTGACGTTCCCCGGCCTCACGGCCGAGGTGGACCCGTGCCCGAAGAGCTTCGTCAACTTCGACCTGTTCCTCAACGTCATCGAGTCCGACGACGGCCTGACCCTCGACTGTGACTACAACACCGATCTGTTCGATCGGGCGACCGTGGACCGGTGGCTGGGGCACTTTGAGACCCTCATGGGGGCGATGGCCGCCGACCCGACCCGGCCGGTTTCGGCCGTTCCGCTCCTGAGCGACGCGGAACGCCACCGCCTGACCGCGGAATGGAACGACACCCGCGCCGACTATCCGCACGCCGCGTGCGTTCACCAACTGGTCGAAAGTCAGACGGGCCGGACGCCGGGCGCCGTCGCCGTGGACTGTGCGGGCCAGCAACTCACCTACGCGGAACTCGACCGCGGGGCGAACCGCGTCGCACACGTCCTGCTCAACCGCGGGGTCCGCGTGGGCGATCGGGTGGCGGTCTGTCTGGACCGCTCCACGGACATGCTGCTGGCCGTGTTCGGCGCGCTCAAGGCCGGCGCGACCTACGTTCCGCTCGATCCGGACTTCCCCGCCGAGCGGATCGCCCACGTGGTCGCGGACGCCGCCCCGGTGCTGGTCCTCACCCGGCACGAGATCGCAACCCGGCTCGGGCTGCCCGCGACCAAGCGGGTCTGCTTCGATAGCGACCGGCCCGAAATCGACCGCTCGGACGACCGCACGCCCCGCACGGGGGTGACGGCCGACGACCTGGCCTACGTGATCTACACGTCGGGCTCGACGGGCCAACCCAAGGGCGTCGAGATCGCGCACCGGGCCGTCGTCAACTTCCTGACGGCGATGGCCCGGCGGCCCGGTCTGACCGCCGCCGATACCCTCCTCGCCGTGACCACGCTGTCGTTCGACATCGCGGTTCTGGAGCTGTACCTGCCGCTGACCGTCGGCGGGCGCGTCGTGGTGGCGACCCGGGAGGACGCGACCGACGGGCACCGCCTCCTCGCGCGGATGGCGTCGTCGGGGGCGACGGTGATGCAGGCCACCCCGGCCACCTGGCGGCTCCTTCTGGAGGCCGGCTGGTCCGGGCACGCCGGTCTGAAGGTGCTGTGCGGCGGGGAGGCGCTCCCGCGCGACCTTGCGGACGCGCTGCTCGCCCGCGCCGGATCGGTGTGGAACATGTACGGCCCGACGGAGACGACCGTGTGGTCCGCCGCCTCGCCGGTCGGAGCGGGACCGGAGCCGGTGCGGGTCGGGCCGCCGATCGCGAACACCGAGTTCTACGTGCTGGACGGGAACGGGCAACCGGTCCCACTGGGCGTGGCCGGGGAACTGCACATCGGCGGCGACGGGGTGGCGCGGGGGTACTGGAACCGGCCCGAACTGACGGCCGCGCGGTTCGTCCCGGACCCCTTCCGCCCCGGACCGGGGCGCCGGTTGTACAGGACCGGTGACCTCGTCCGCCCCCGGCCGGACGGGACGCTGGAATTTCTGGGGCGTCTGGACAACCAGGTCAAAATCCGCGGGTTCCGCATTGAAACGGGGGACGTGGAACACGCCCTCAAGCGGTGTGCCGGGGTGCGGAACTGTGTGGTCACCGTCCGCGAAGACGCCCCGGGTGACAAGCTCCTCGTGGGCTACTTCGTGCCCGACGGGCTGCCCCCGTCGGCGGGCGACCTGCGGCGGCGCCTGGCGGAACTGCTCCCGGGGTACATGGTGCCGTCGGTGTTCGTGCCCCTTGACGCCGTGCCCCGGACGCCGAACGGGAAAGTGGACCGCCGCGCGCTGCCCCGCCCGCAACAGGCGGTTGGGGCGGTGGAGCGGGCCGTGGCCCGGACGCCGGAGGAGCGTAAACTGGCGGAGATCTGTGCGGCCGTACTCAAACAAAAGACGGTCCACCTCGACGATAATTTGTTCGACCTCGGGGCGGATTCGTTGCGGCTGTTCCAGATCGTGGTACGGGCCAAAGACGCGGGGATGAACCTGACCGTGAAGCAGCTTTTGGCGGGGCAAACCGTCGCGGCCGTTCTCCGCGAAATGGCCCGCGCCGCGCCCGCGCCGGAAACTCTGGGGCCGGCGGTCTCGTCGGTTAATCGAGAGAAGTACCGGTTCCAACGCCCCGCGGTCCCCGCTACGGGCGAGTGA
- a CDS encoding methyltransferase, TIGR04325 family — MSQSPKVRRVLPGLAFARSLARRVRLRYCRGAYGSFAAARAAIRPGRAVGYDNVESSNLYFDSHDSVKPTDYAVFYWLGPLLARHPAVFDFGGHVGRLYYPFQKYLAFPPGFQWLVCDLPAVVETGREVARQRQARHLAFTTNFRDADGLDIFFSSGTLQYVETDLAALLAALEKRPRHVLINRVPMSDRPTWFTVQYQGHAYCPYRIENRADFVTGLQRLGYDLVDSWRCYESSCRVLFRPGRRLRYYTGMYLRLRDEPRPMARSNDVIGGPGHGEPERPGPPSDGGTG; from the coding sequence ATGAGCCAATCGCCCAAGGTGCGCCGCGTCCTCCCCGGCCTGGCCTTCGCCCGGTCACTCGCCCGGCGCGTCCGCCTGCGGTACTGCCGGGGCGCGTACGGATCGTTCGCCGCGGCGCGCGCGGCCATCCGCCCGGGGCGGGCGGTGGGGTACGACAACGTCGAGAGCAGCAACCTGTATTTCGATTCGCACGACTCGGTGAAACCGACCGATTACGCCGTCTTCTATTGGCTCGGCCCGCTCCTGGCGCGGCACCCCGCGGTGTTCGACTTCGGCGGGCACGTCGGGCGCCTCTACTACCCCTTCCAGAAATACCTCGCGTTCCCGCCCGGGTTTCAATGGCTCGTCTGCGACCTCCCCGCCGTCGTCGAAACCGGCCGCGAGGTGGCGCGCCAGCGGCAGGCGCGCCACCTCGCGTTCACAACGAACTTCCGGGACGCCGACGGGCTCGACATCTTCTTCTCCTCCGGGACGCTCCAGTACGTCGAGACCGACCTCGCCGCGCTCCTCGCCGCGCTCGAGAAGCGGCCGCGGCACGTCCTCATCAACCGCGTCCCGATGTCGGACCGACCGACGTGGTTCACCGTTCAGTACCAGGGGCACGCGTACTGCCCGTACCGGATCGAGAACCGGGCGGACTTCGTGACCGGGTTGCAGCGCCTCGGGTACGACCTCGTCGACTCCTGGCGCTGTTACGAGTCCTCCTGCCGGGTCCTCTTCCGCCCCGGGCGGCGGCTGCGCTACTACACGGGTATGTACCTGCGGTTGCGCGACGAGCCGCGTCCGATGGCGCGGTCGAACGACGTGATCGGAGGACCCGGGCACGGCGAACCCGAACGCCCCGGCCCCCCGTCGGACGGCGGCACGGGCTGA
- a CDS encoding dicarboxylate/amino acid:cation symporter — MSAAHTVPHTRILIALIGGAAVGCGLNYAFVAPGPPPVVPGWLRWAIGNVTKPVGDVFLNLLFMPIIPLVFASLAVGVTRLGGGQNVGRVGLKTLAYFLVTTACAAAVGLTLVNVIRPGDQIPPEKKQELLGQYEKEAGEKLEKKDAFGVNTFVNVVPRNPLEAFAKKDMLAVIFSALVVGIALARLDPARAKPMIDLLEVVNDVADFVLRLAMSIAPYAVFCLIFTTTAALGYKVLIALGAFIFTVLGGLALHLFVTLPLILRFLGGMSPLEFFARARGTMVTAFSTSSSSATLPTAMKCAEEELGVPPNVSRFVLPLSASMNHNGTALFESVTVLFLAQAFGVELGLGEQLQVLVLCILTATGVAGVPGGSLPLIGLILVQVHVPAGAIALVLGVDRILDMCRTMVNVTADLTTAVFVARSESKLTAEENPHGEWGGTGGPVPSP, encoded by the coding sequence ATGTCAGCCGCCCATACGGTTCCGCACACGCGCATCCTCATCGCCCTCATCGGCGGGGCCGCCGTCGGGTGCGGGCTCAATTATGCGTTCGTCGCGCCGGGGCCGCCGCCGGTCGTGCCCGGGTGGCTCCGGTGGGCGATCGGGAACGTCACCAAGCCGGTCGGCGACGTGTTCCTGAACCTGCTGTTCATGCCGATCATCCCGCTCGTGTTCGCGTCGCTCGCGGTCGGCGTGACGCGCCTCGGCGGCGGGCAGAACGTGGGCCGCGTGGGGCTCAAGACCCTGGCGTACTTCCTGGTGACGACCGCGTGCGCCGCGGCCGTCGGCTTGACGCTCGTGAACGTCATCCGGCCGGGCGATCAGATCCCGCCCGAGAAGAAGCAGGAGCTGCTCGGCCAGTACGAGAAGGAGGCCGGGGAGAAGCTCGAGAAGAAGGACGCGTTCGGCGTGAACACGTTCGTGAACGTCGTGCCCCGCAACCCGCTAGAGGCGTTCGCGAAGAAGGACATGCTCGCGGTCATCTTCTCCGCGCTCGTCGTCGGGATCGCGCTCGCGCGCCTCGACCCGGCCCGCGCGAAGCCGATGATCGACCTCTTGGAGGTGGTCAACGACGTCGCCGATTTCGTCCTGCGGCTCGCCATGTCGATCGCGCCCTACGCGGTCTTCTGTTTGATTTTTACCACAACCGCGGCGCTCGGGTACAAGGTGCTGATCGCGCTCGGGGCGTTCATCTTCACCGTCCTGGGTGGGCTCGCCCTTCACTTGTTCGTCACGCTGCCGCTGATACTGAGGTTTCTCGGCGGCATGAGCCCGCTCGAGTTCTTCGCCCGCGCCCGCGGGACGATGGTCACCGCGTTCAGCACGAGTTCCTCCAGCGCGACCCTGCCCACGGCCATGAAGTGCGCGGAGGAGGAACTCGGCGTGCCGCCCAACGTGTCGCGGTTCGTGCTCCCGCTCAGCGCGAGCATGAACCACAACGGCACCGCACTCTTCGAGTCGGTGACGGTGCTGTTCCTGGCGCAAGCGTTCGGTGTGGAGCTTGGCCTCGGCGAACAGCTCCAGGTGCTAGTTTTGTGCATCCTCACGGCCACGGGCGTGGCCGGGGTGCCGGGCGGCTCGCTCCCGCTGATCGGGTTGATTCTCGTGCAAGTTCACGTGCCCGCGGGCGCGATCGCTCTCGTCCTGGGCGTGGACCGGATTCTCGACATGTGCCGCACAATGGTCAACGTGACCGCCGACCTGACGACGGCGGTGTTCGTGGCCCGGAGCGAATCGAAACTGACCGCGGAAGAGAATCCGCACGGGGAATGGGGTGGAACGGGGGGGCCGGTTCCGAGCCCGTGA